The Danaus plexippus chromosome 12, MEX_DaPlex, whole genome shotgun sequence DNA window gtCTTCAAAAAGCAGATTTAGTGTTTGATCAGACTTATTACTTTGTCTTAAGGTTCTAGTGTTACATGTATCGCTAAGTTGTCCTTACGATATCGTATTAAGCTTCGTATAAAAGTCCGTATGTTAAAGGCTTTCAGCGCTAAGGAATGTTTGAATCCTAATGATTTGTTAGAagctatgtttataataagatcAAAACTATATTCTTAGCAATATTTAGTCTTCTACCAAGTAAACTTCTTTAATATCATGAACACTTTCAATTTTGTGTAGTCGTGTATTAAGGGTCCAATATACAATATCCGGTGTAAATTCCTTTAAAAAGTATCCATTATCCAGTGCTATGCGTGAGGTCCGTGGTAAGCGTCCGTTGGTGTTGTCTCGAGCGTCCAGTCCCGGCCTGGGAAGAGTTTCTGCCCACTGGAGTGGAGACGTCTACAGCAAATGGCACGACCTCAAGATGTCTATACCCGGTGAGATAAAGTCTTGGGTATATCTTAAGAAGTTAATAGGTTTTATGAGAGAAGGCTCTAGGGCTATCAAATCCACATCCCCAAAGTCCATGCCATataggtcaataaatattacgagctcactaagaataggttcgttgtggatttgtacgcggtataAGTGGTGACGAGGGGTAagacagctaaatctctctacagcCTACTAAAAGGgcccccttaaacctacacctgggtcgcaagtctcaGGCACTgctgaagctcctctcccggCAACGCACCCACACGGTGAATCTTTTAAACGGACAAGTTTCGCCCCGTCCCTTCATAATATAACTCAAAGGGAGTTTTTCTTCTACTTAAAAGCTTTTATACTTAGTCTCGATGCTTCTGGTGAGTCATATTCTTCAAGGACTTGCTATATTATTTCTCTAAAGATGTATTTAGCGTTGACTCGGGAGATTTGATTTGATTGTTCTTTCCGTGTACATAAGTCCAACAATGTGCTTCTTATTTCAGCCCTGCTGAGTTTTAGCTTGTTCGGCGTGCCACTGATGGGTTCCGACATCTGCGGCTTCATCGGCGATACTTCTGAAGAGCTTTGCAAGAGATGGATGCAGCTTGGAGCTTTCTATCCATTCTCACGGAACCATAATTCCAATGAAGCCAAggtatcattaaatttttaattttctctcaattaattttaacttattaaaaaaatattcagtaaaAAGTCGAATAGAAAACGATTTACTTCACTTTCACGTTGGACCCAAACTGAATTCATTATGAAAAACTTTGTATCAAACCTGATTGACGTCAACGGGAACGTCTTGAcgttaatgtaatttttcctTTTCATGCGTTTTTCATGCATTTTTCTTTTCCAACTCGACAATACGCAAaagaattgttaaaaaaaaatacttcaatagGATTTACGATAACATTCACACATAGTGAACAAAAAACTGCAgatatgaaaaacattaatattttagaattaaaagcTACCTTTTTTaagttggttaaaaaaaatatcctacaCAGCCCCAGGATCCCGTGGCCATGGGAGCGGGCGTGGTGCGAGCGAGTAGAAATGCGCTCCGCACGAGGTACCGAATGCTGCCATACTATTACACACTCTTCTGGAAGGCCCACGTGGCGGGGGAAACGGTCGCCAGGCCGCTGTTCATGGAGTGAGTGTTTAATATAGAACACGGCAGAGTAATTTAATTGACGGTATTGTGAAGCTCATTACTGGGACGTTGATATTATCGTCCGcatcattatttatacaatcagGTTTGACGTTGAAACGACCCAAGGAATTAAGGATTTTGCTTGAAGTAGTCTGACTTTATCGGTTttgatgttttgtttatatgtgATATACCAATGTAGTCCATCCGGCCAGGTTCCCATCTCTGAGTAAAGTCCACTCAATCGATGAGCAGTTCATGTTGGGTCCGCACGTGTTGGTGAGCCCTATACTCACCCCCGGCAACTCGACCACGGCGTTGTTCCCCTCCACCACTTGGTACAGCTTCCTGGATGGAAGATACCTGGCCAGAGACCGATGGATGGAAATCGGAGAAGGGGATATCATATCCATCAGGGTATGTCACTTTATTTTAgagtaattttttacaataccAATAATGTATTGCAGGTCACTGTacttttttctgttttaatatgGTATATTTCAAGTAGATATAACACATTGTCACTCCTCCATATGCCCAATATAACCCTAAATTATATCCATGATTTAGTTATTTCTGTTAATATGTTTTCTTCTAATTCCTCAGGCGGGTGCGATCCTTCCACTCCAAGAGCCGCCGTCCAAGGGACCCGTGAACACGGTCGTGAGCCGCAGCGGCCCTCTCCAGCTGTTGGTGGTTCCCGATAAAGAAGGAGCGGCTCACGGGCAGCTCTACTGGGACGACGGAGACAGCATCAGTGAGTATACGGGAATGAAGCTACCTTTTTAGGATACTAGGCTTCGGTTCCTTGACAGCAACCGAGATCGGAAAAAACGCGTGGCATCccaaaaacttagtttcatttaaattagtacATCGGAAAATGTCAGATATTAGTAGTGGGGGGGGggatatttagtaaaaaaaaaagtttttgtttttggtaTTCCATATTATTCAAAGAGCGAAACAGCTATGAAATGTCTTAtacttgttaataatatttactggCACAAGTATATATCGTGGCCTGATATGTCGAGTTAATAGTTCTGATGCATTTCATGAATAGCTGCCATTGAAATTCACACGTTGCACAGATGATTTGAttgatatcatttattttgacTTTTTCCCAATCTTATGtggaattttttaacaaaaaattgataaagttTCTAACttcattgataaaattttttcatgtGGTGCCATATATTGTACTAGCTATGAAAGAGCGCTTTAACTTATggttaattgatatatatatatatatatatatatatatattgtgattatatgtatgttgtgATTTTCAGATACCTAtgaagagaaaaaatatagccACATCGATTTCGTTGTAAAAAACAATGAGCTACAGAATATAATACAGTGGTGGGGATATGGGGTTCCATCTCTCAACTCTATCTCCATACTGGGGATGAAGCCCTTAAAGTCCTTGACCATCAACGACATCCCCAccaaatacacatatattaacaaaactcAAGTCGTTACTATTTCTTCCATAAATCTGCCCTTAGATAAAACATTTCGTGTAAAATGGACCTACCAAAAAacaggaaaaatataattcttattgcATTTCGTagcgaaaattatattttttaaaatttttgctaaaggtaagtgtatttttaattgccATATCTTGGTGGATATAACTACAAAGTGTCGCGATTGGTTCAATTTGACCGTGGCTTTTGTACTTTGCCACAATTTGTCACAAATGCCATGTAGTGATATGATACAATGccataggatttttttatcaatatgaCCAAACTCCCtgtcataaataaatgtaaattttgataaattacatGTCAAGTGACACACGTTTTAGTAGATAGATCATATctcatcaaataaaactataatcttaataaaataaataaattttattatatgttaaagtaaatttaaagagACATACTTGAAAGAAAGatctcatataatttataaggaaattatGCCAattataccaaaaatatatatacctattgtaattatatttttagtacataATGTAAGTATGaacttaaattgatatttgttatttcaaagGATTCGATGTGAGATAGAAAAACTtctcattataatacaaatttcaaaTACAGTTAGGCACAGATTGGAATTAATCTTATAGTAAAGGAATAGGAATGGTGTATTTTTCATAGTCCTGTGTACACCGTAGTACTTCCTATTAGtacctttattataatttccatTCAAATGTAGtagaatacaattttaatgtatgtggtgttaaaaataattatcgtaTAGTAAATCTGTGCTTTGAGCGTATCGATGTGTGCCAATCACCTGCTGCAtgccttttatattattgaagggctgttatatattagtttaccTCCTCATTAGATGTATCTTtacttatacaataaaatgtgtaaaatgTTTGTTGCCAGCTTTGTTAACCGTTTGTATAATATAGGTCATAGatgtattatttgatattcattTCAAGTTATCTGTGATGTTTTAACTTCTGATTCAATATgttgtgtaattttattaataaaaacatatatgtacatatatataaaattaaaaaattgtatgtatgtactatcaaaatattaattaattttataagtgtgAATTTTTTAGCCTGAATATTTCTGACTTATGGCATATTTGACTTATTTGCTCACTGCTTTTCTGAGTATTGtcctttttaaattgttttatatatgattgcTAATTATGGAATTGATTTAGAACAAtactaatgttttttgtttatgcaTTTTTCTATACACTCTcttcaaatataatgtatagcTCAATTATTGCTGTTTCATTCAAAGTCTACAAAATACTGTTATATgtattagttaataattaaagaagcAAAATAAGTATGACAGTAATAAAATAGGAAGTCATCAACACTATTTATTTGCCTTACACATGTACAGCAACAAACaaactaaaacaatattcaatgGTCCTTTTCAACATCGGTTTTCAAAAACGTCTCATATTGTGTATCGGTCATGAGATCCTTTAACTCCTCTGGTTTTGATAACTTGAGTCTAAAAAGCCAACCTTTTTCATAACAAGAAGTGTTTATCAAGCCAGGTTTGTTTTCTACGTCACGGTTTTTTGCTGTAACAGTTCCACTAACAGGGGAGTATATTTCGCTAGCTGCTTTCACACTTTCCAAAGCTCCACACTCATCACCAGCTTTAACCTCTGTGCCTACATCAGGCAGCTGTGCAAAAACAACGTCTCCTAGAGATTCCTGTGCATAATTGCTTATTCCCACTGTACcaatgttttcttttacaaCAACCCATTCATGGCGGTCTGtgaattttctttctttagcATCAGAATTGTACCTATATTGAAGTTCACAGTAGGTTAGGTTCACATTTTTCTTTAGTAAACTCTGCCGCGATATGCACTGTTTAGTCAGTTGAACTAAACACCTTTGCCGAAGCATAATACCCTGAAAAATTAATCGTAGGGTTAAAAATCTGAGGCTGCACAACGTCAATTATCACGTagctatattataatttaaatacacttcgataatttataatacaataagttACTGGGATATTAGTTTAAGAAGAGATAACGATGACCTCCGAACTGTTTACACAATGTgcaatgatatttatataatgattttttgtttatctagTTGATattctttgaataaaataagaatattttataagaatcatCTAATCTTTTTTCACCGGATAACATGAACTCTTTAAATTATGAAGCCGAAATTAAACATACGTTTTCCtatttcaatgtattattgacaaaattatgcgttaaatatttattataaacactaAAGGTCTATTACTTTTAGTGtgattaaatagatatttacaaataattagcGAGTAATAATTTGTGATATGTATTTTGAGGTTGACATTAAACAGCTGATTACTAGACTATAAGTATgtgaagtttaaattttttaattagtatgaaaaaagaaacaaaataatatgtcgTGTGACATAGATACctgttttatcaaaaataatagaaactgTATAAATtcttagtataatataaattatcaaatttttatttcaatactggcaatttttaatttttgcgggttgcaatatgaaatatttatcaacacaaaatacaaatgacAAAACGTCATTGTTCACATAACCATGACTGAAAGATGTCAAAAAAAGTTTACagaaaaaattcttaatcaaaattatattatttttactggaGGTTTTGTGGCTTTTTTagctgtattatatttttacaggtactataaataaatagtgaaaATGTATGGGTGGCCTTAGTGTAATGAAGCATTTAAGAAAGTTAGTTGTTTCAGATTTCACCTGATCACAATAATAGTAAGCTATGTGTTGGGATGTTTGGCTTGTTATTATGGACTTCAGATGAACATTTTCCAGACATTCTTAGATACGATATCGTGCCATTTTATGAGGAAGCTGCCCAGTCCAGATCAGAAAAAAACTTCTGTCAGAGTAagatttagtatataatagttttgtcATACTCGATTATTCCACTAATATATGTCTGTAAGAAATAGCTTACATAAATTgtgttattaagataaaagtcgtaatagaaatatttattttaaaacaaaagtgtaaaaagttaataatcatGATTTTGCTCTAAATAATTACTGCTGACATTTGTGGAAAATTGCTAATTTACGAccaattatcaataattattttttaacagtaCAAATACTTAATTGATTCAACagttacaacaaaaatttatgaaaaaattatttatgtactgcaataaaattaacaatttgaaTGTTATGTCTatcatcaaaaatttattaatacagtagaaaatatatattcaacaatttttataaatatctgcaGATTTGTAATGCCTGTGATGCTCCTAACTGCAGTCGCCATGATCCAGAACTATTACCCGATCCCTGGGTCGGATTACTCATTCATAAACAATTGGACCAGGCTATAGAAGATGTAAGTTGATGAAAGGTTTTACTTTGACGGCTATGATAAGAGTTCAAATTAAACCGGTCTCTGATATccaattcattatataaaacttaattcatATTAGCATTTCAGAATATACTTGACAGTGTACATGGAAAGCAATGCCTGTATGAGACCTTATAACTGTCTATCTAGTTGGAAGGTTTCAtttgatgtaaatttttacttgtaattattaactattttaatgcGAGGACAGTCACtgttattaactattaaatactattataattatcagatATCATTAAACTTTGTTGTGAGGTTAACGACCGGGGATGGTTCTAGTGTTCTTATAAActgtttttaatcaatataatagaattaaacaataacaatgtatgataataatttaataaggaaaatgcagtcatatatttattttttatatcaactatAAATAAGAGTCAAGTTTGAAGTTACTtttcaagtaaataaatgCTATTTTGTTCTTCTTTCAGTTTTATAACAGAATTTTAgagcaatttataaatacatggTACAGCAAAATAACTTTGCAGCcattttttattgatgaaCTTCGACAACAGTTGAGATATGCATCGGCATGTTTGTACAGGAGAGCTCTTACAGTAAGTGACGGCTGTTGTTACTAAGAACTGTTTAATATCATTTGGAGAGGTCTTATTAAGTGGTtgtatatttgattttgattAATACTGAATTATTCTCTCCCGGTCATAGATAGATCCAGGTGTGTTCATCTTCAGCCGCCTTTTGCCGTGTGCGTTACGTCACGTGTCCCTCCCCCCGGCCGCCACTCACACCGCTCTGAGCTCGCGGGCGTCTGAACTACGCTATCTGAGATGTCTGTCTGATACACTGCTGCCATATCTCCTACGACCGGCAGATTGCCATAATGAGTGAGTTTATTGGTTTGATATATTGATGTTTTCTATTCGGTGGCCTCGGTGAAGGcgaataaaaaagatatgttaaaaatatatataataattaattaattattccttatatttttgtagtcCATAGATTTGAACTTAGCTTTcctgttttgaaaaaaaatatctgcagTGTATGTCTTTCCTTGGCTGGGTTTTAAGTTAAttctaacattaattttgtgtCCTTTgcgatttattatttatataacgtttgtatttgattttatctTCGACAGTCAGAGTAATGcttcggatttttttttatattataccaaAAGCGTGATTATAATTTGTGATCTGTATCATACAGAAAACCTTTAAAGACAACTTCTTATCTAATTTAGTATAAGTCGTGTAATAGCCATGATCCGCCTATGTGTAGAGTGTTCCGCACCTTGGTCCGTGAGCTGGTGTCGTGGTGGGTTCTTCTGCCGATGGTGGACGTGCTGGCTGACCCCTACACCCTCAACACTCTCCTACTGCTGGTCACTGGGGATGACACCATGGCGCCGTTACCCACCACGCCAGATTATAAAGTGAGCTTTGACATCTACCTTCAAATTTCAACATAAAGCAATTTTGACGTAACCCTTTACGATATGTGTCGCTTATTTGCATTGCATTCTAAACGTGAAACAAAATAGCCTCACGAAGGactctaaatttttttgacgTCCAAAGACAGTACTTCATGTggatttttttgcaaattttatttccaagaaacttaatttttctGTCCAAAGTCGACTTTGTTCTTTATCTATTGCGACCACAGAACGAAGATATGAGAATTGTTATAACGTATAAAGACGTCGTTAGATCCTTTCGATTATAATGGGTCCGCTCAAGACATGATCAAACTATATTTCTGCATGCCGTTACACCACTGACTCGACTCCTACCACTCGTTTTCTTGCACTATTTGAgctctataataatttaatgtaatcacCAGGTCGAGTTCCTGGAGTGTTTCGTTCGTCAGTCGGAGTGCGTGTATTCGTCGAGGCCTCGTCTGCTTCGCGTTCAGTTGGAACCATTAGTCCAGGAGTCAGGCGCTCTATACGCGCTCCTGCAATACTTGAAAACAACACCTCATTTACAGCTCTTACAGTTCTACCAGGACATCAGTGAGTTTCGACAGTTTTTCATTCGTTTGCCAAAAAATGTGATTGTCAGAATCTGTTTTATGTTCTAGAATCATTTCAAACTCGAATTCTCAACCCCGAGCTGACTGTATCAGAACAGGCGTCTCTCCAGCGTGAAGCCGAGGAGTTGTTTTCGCGGTACAGAAGTAGTGGACATCACGAGCTGATACAGGAGATGGAACAACTCATGAAGGAGGGAGGAGTTAGGAGGTGAGGCGGACTTGTGGAGGAATGCTCTCCTGTATTaaggattaaaaaataacaaatttaccatccatagtaaaattttgattacttCTTTAGAAGAagacgataaaaatatttggagaAGTATTTTAGATATACGCTTTAAAGAGAACAATGTATttcagttatattattatattcgaaCATTTCGTCCCCGCAGACTTCAGACATCTCGAGCGCTCTATCAGGCTGCCAGACAGGCGCACGGTGCCTTAGAGAAGACAATGCTACCAAAGTTCTTACATAGCGAAGAAGTAATTACATACATCcggttatttataacaaatgattGTATGATGATCATGTTGTTTCGCTTTTCAGttctacaaattattaataggcCCGAGGCTGCCGGTGGGGTACCAGAAACAAATGACGAAGAGGTGCGTACTGGGATACATAATGACTGTTCATAGTGTACAAGCAATCCAAACACATGATTTTCAGGCCGGAAGACAAACAGAGCATGTTGAAACTCGGTGTGAGGATAAAGAATGCTTTAAAGCAGCAGGTCGTGGACGGCCAGGTGTTGGAGATGACGTCACAGCTGGACGAGGGGGAGAGTATAGAGAACATAGACATCCTGCAATACCTGGACTCCCTCGCCGCCGAGGACTC harbors:
- the LOC116772408 gene encoding glycine cleavage system H protein, mitochondrial-like, coding for MLRQRCLVQLTKQCISRQSLLKKNVNLTYCELQYRYNSDAKERKFTDRHEWVVVKENIGTVGISNYAQESLGDVVFAQLPDVGTEVKAGDECGALESVKAASEIYSPVSGTVTAKNRDVENKPGLINTSCYEKGWLFRLKLSKPEELKDLMTDTQYETFLKTDVEKDH
- the LOC116772409 gene encoding sorting nexin-14-like isoform X1, with protein sequence MTERCQKKFTEKILNQNYIIFTGGFVAFLAVLYFYSCFRFHLITIIVSYVLGCLACYYGLQMNIFQTFLDTISCHFMRKLPSPDQKKTSVRICNACDAPNCSRHDPELLPDPWVGLLIHKQLDQAIEDFYNRILEQFINTWYSKITLQPFFIDELRQQLRYASACLYRRALTIDPGVFIFSRLLPCALRHVSLPPAATHTALSSRASELRYLRCLSDTLLPYLLRPADCHNEVFRTLVRELVSWWVLLPMVDVLADPYTLNTLLLLVTGDDTMAPLPTTPDYKVEFLECFVRQSECVYSSRPRLLRVQLEPLVQESGALYALLQYLKTTPHLQLLQFYQDIKSFQTRILNPELTVSEQASLQREAEELFSRYRSSGHHELIQEMEQLMKEGGVRRLQTSRALYQAARQAHGALEKTMLPKFLHSEEFYKLLIGPRLPVGYQKQMTKRPEDKQSMLKLGVRIKNALKQQVVDGQVLEMTSQLDEGESIENIDILQYLDSLAAEDSLDQDLSTYKVVLTHVESTLQAPPRRGPVRVFTLAVHRAGRSVGAMDVEAALWRVKRSEHDFHLLRAKLREFHGDALALQQLPSRRDNSPLETLRYKYEDFLQRLLQISLLQTSELLHLFLTVDGDFSLVVQASTLNASNTDLGNIYQSVAHKLRKEKGQHLESFLRNFLVSSDKERYQALKQGSQVEEAHEVNEEDTEKIVKRQHNVRSIQSSVFGNNFDIEPEVTHIQTDYQDTVVGFTQCFMYLLIKVLKVPGLVVGVVGSVLSLVSDSLDLAGSALTNKYLKELLNERRLAHLIRLGHNLLFNDRTPRSPASLVTSRARARVAGAGRGARLWSGVVQDVFDMMQVPRMNKQLVYNLLDLCVLELFPELRTPGASHADT
- the LOC116772409 gene encoding sorting nexin-14-like isoform X2; this translates as MTERCQKKFTEKILNQNYIIFTGGFVAFLAVLYFYRFHLITIIVSYVLGCLACYYGLQMNIFQTFLDTISCHFMRKLPSPDQKKTSVRICNACDAPNCSRHDPELLPDPWVGLLIHKQLDQAIEDFYNRILEQFINTWYSKITLQPFFIDELRQQLRYASACLYRRALTIDPGVFIFSRLLPCALRHVSLPPAATHTALSSRASELRYLRCLSDTLLPYLLRPADCHNEVFRTLVRELVSWWVLLPMVDVLADPYTLNTLLLLVTGDDTMAPLPTTPDYKVEFLECFVRQSECVYSSRPRLLRVQLEPLVQESGALYALLQYLKTTPHLQLLQFYQDIKSFQTRILNPELTVSEQASLQREAEELFSRYRSSGHHELIQEMEQLMKEGGVRRLQTSRALYQAARQAHGALEKTMLPKFLHSEEFYKLLIGPRLPVGYQKQMTKRPEDKQSMLKLGVRIKNALKQQVVDGQVLEMTSQLDEGESIENIDILQYLDSLAAEDSLDQDLSTYKVVLTHVESTLQAPPRRGPVRVFTLAVHRAGRSVGAMDVEAALWRVKRSEHDFHLLRAKLREFHGDALALQQLPSRRDNSPLETLRYKYEDFLQRLLQISLLQTSELLHLFLTVDGDFSLVVQASTLNASNTDLGNIYQSVAHKLRKEKGQHLESFLRNFLVSSDKERYQALKQGSQVEEAHEVNEEDTEKIVKRQHNVRSIQSSVFGNNFDIEPEVTHIQTDYQDTVVGFTQCFMYLLIKVLKVPGLVVGVVGSVLSLVSDSLDLAGSALTNKYLKELLNERRLAHLIRLGHNLLFNDRTPRSPASLVTSRARARVAGAGRGARLWSGVVQDVFDMMQVPRMNKQLVYNLLDLCVLELFPELRTPGASHADT